The segment AATAAGTTCAATGTTCAATGTTCAAAGTTCAATGTTGGTGGTTAGGGATAAAAAGTTGTTAATCATTATGGGGGGTGGGAGATTTGGAATTGATGTTATGTCTGGTTTAAATAATTGACTTTTTGGTGTATGATTACACCATTTGGTGTAGGCTTTTGATGGTGTAATATAAAAGATGCATATTTTACAATATATTAGATATTTGAAGGTATTTGGCATAAATTTTGTATATAGATTATAGCTTAAATAAAAGCACACTATAAAATGGAGGATTTATCATGAAAAAATTAGTATCTGCTATTCTTGCAACACTTCTTTTTGCTTCTTTTGCTATGGCTGCTGATAATGCGCCAGCAAAAAAACCAGCTAAAAAAGCTGCTAAAAAAGCTGAAGTTGCTGCTCCAGCTGATAATGCTGCACCAGCTGACAACGCTGCACCAGCTAAAAAGCCAGCTAAAAAACCAGCTAAAAAAGCTGCTAAAAAAGCTGAAGTTGCTGCTCCAGCTGATAATGCTGCACCAGCTGACAACGCTGCACCAGCTAAAAAGCCAGCTAAAAAACCAGCTAAAAAAGCTGCTAAAAAAGCTGAAGTTGCTGCTCCAGCTGATAATGCTGCACCAGCTGACAACGCTGCACCAGCTAAAAAGCCAGCTAAAAAACCAGCTAAAAAACCAGCTAAAAAAGCTGCACCAGCTGATAACGCTGCTAAGTAATCAACTTAAGCTTAGATATTAAAACAGGGGGATTATCCCCCTGTTTTTATTTTACAAATTCCACAAATCGGCAGTTGTCGCCATCAATTGTTTTAATCCCATTATCATCTTTTTCAATGATTTTTATTCTATCTTTTACAGGTATTACCATCCTTCCACCTATTGCCAATTGATTTAAAAGATCTTCCGGTATTGAGTCCCCAGAAGCCGTAACGATTATTTTATTGTATGGTGCATATTCTTTCCAACCTATATGTCCATTGTCCACCTTAAACTTTATGTTTTTTCTATGTAATCGTTTTAATGTCAGAGATGCTTTATAGCTAAGCTGTGGAATTCTTTCCACTGTGTAAACAAATGCTGATAGATATGATAATATTCCACATTGGAATCCTGAACCTGTACCTATTTCCAACACCTTATCATCTTCTGATGGATTAAGCAGATGGGTCATATAGGCAACAGTGGAGGGTTTTGATATCGTTTGGCCATAACCTATCGGAAGGGCATTGTCCTCGAAAGCAACCCTATGGAAGGCTTCATCGACGAATCTGTCTCTGGGACAGTTTAAAAAGGCTTGTATTATCCTTTCATCGAAATTACAATTTGGGCCAACTATCTCTTTTATATATTTTTCAGGTATCTTCATTATAGTACTATCTGGGTCCCTATCCCTTTGTCGGTGAATATTTCAAGTAAAACAGAATGCAGAATTCTTCCGTCTATAATATGCACCTTTTTGACTCCTCCCAAAAGTGCAGATTTTACAGAATCCATCTTTGGTAACATTCCTCCGTATATAATATTGTTATTTTTTAGATCTTCTATTTCTGATACGCTTAAAGATGAAATAAGGTTACCATCTTTATCCAGCACCCCTTTTACATCTGTCAAAAGTATCAGTTTTTCTGCACCCACAGCCGAAGCTACAGCACCCGCCACGAGGTCTGCATTGATATTATAAGGTTCAGAATCTTCCCCAATACCCACCGGTGCAATTACTGGGATATAATCTTTTGAAATAAGGTTTAGTACATCTGAATTGACAGACTTTACCTTCCCAACATGACCTAAATCGATTATTTCTGGTGTTTTGTAAAAGCTATCCTCTTCTATAAAGAGTTTTTCAGCCAGAATTAAATTTCCATCTTTTCCGGATAATCCTATCGCTTTTCCACCATTTCTATTTATGAGACTTACGATATTCTTATTCACCAGCCCCACAAGTACCATCTCAACTACATTCATAGTTTCTTTATCGGTGACTCTCATCCCGGATACGAATGTACTTTGTATATTTAATTTTTTGAGCATGTCACCGATCTGAGGGCCACCTCCGTGTACTATGATTGGATTTATGCCGACGTATTTTAGTAGGACTATATCCCTTGCAAAGTTATTTTTGAGATCCTCATCCACCATTGCGTGTCCACCATACTTAATTACGATAGTTTTGCCATAAAACTTCCTGATGTATGGCAGAGCCTCAATCAGTACGGAAGCTTTTTCGATCATCTTTTCCATATCTATAATCTCCTTAATCTATTTAAAATAATTATCCCAAGTATAAGTAAAATGGCTATAGTGTAAAGAGCTATTGTGAAACTACCTGTTTTATCATATATATACCCTGCAAAGATAGGTGCAAGGGCTCCGGGGATATTTGAAGAAAAAAGTAAACCGTAAACCATTCCAACATTTTCAGCACCCCAGATTTTAGCTACAGATCCGGCGTACATAACAAGTACACCCCCATAGTTTAACCCTGTGAGTACTGCAAAAATCTGCAAACCGGTGGCACTATTTAGCATGATTGGGGAAAGAAATAGGATTATAGCCTGAAAAAGAAGGTTTAGCTGAAGCGATTTAATATAATCAAACCTATCAAATAAAGCCCCCCATGATACCCTCCCCAGAGCGTTGAATATTGCAAAAAAAGCAACAGCACTTACACCAGCTGTCATAGAAGCCGTCCTGGATAATTCTTTTATATTGGCATTTACTGCAAAACCTGCGGCAAGCCCAACAAACATTGCAAAATAAAGAAAGAGAAATTTTTTGTCCACTAAAAGTTCTCTGTATTTTAAAGGTAAATAGGTGTCGTGAGTGTTGTTTGAGGGGGGATTTTTCATGAAAAAACCGGCTAATATGATTAGAATAAGAAAAATTGATCCTAAGGCTCTGAAAACCTGAAATGGTGTCCATCCATTTGCTATGAGTGTGCCCCCCAAAAAACTCACCAGAGCAGCACCGCCCCCAAACCCTGCAACAGCAATTCCAGTAATGAGCCCTTTTTTATCAGGAAACCACTTTATACATGTGGAAATGGGTACAATATAGGCTATACCTGCCCCCAGACCAGCTATTAAACCGTTTCCTAGAATGGTAAAGATAAAATTACTGCCGCCAAAGGATGAAATAATCCATCCTGCACCGAAAAGTGTACCACCCACGATGGTGGAAATTTGTGGTCCGAGTTTTTTTAAAATCTTTCCGGATATTATCATGGTGGCAGGAAAGATGAAGTAAAATACCGAAAAAGGTAGCTGTGCCTGAGCCTGCGATATATTTAGTATTGCCTTGATATCTTTTACGTACACTGACCAGGAGTATGTTGCACCTAAACAGAGTTGCATAACCACGGCAAAAATCAGTATGAGGTAACCCATAATGCCTCCTGGTTTAATTTTATATTGAGAATTTGTATAGCTTAATATGATCTTATTATTCTTCTCTCAAGCCCTTTTTTCATCAATTTCATACCACCACCCTTTGAGAGGGCGTATTTAGTATAGTTTACATCTATTACCTTTGAACCTGCAAGTGTGCCGTATTTTGAGAGGGCTGTGGATAGTGGGGTGGAAGCACCTAGGAAGATAACCTTTTTGTAGTCATCCACAAAATTTAAAAAATCTTCTGTGGTTTTGTTTATAAATGTTGTACCGCTGATGATGACGATATCCGATTTTGGTATAATTAATTTTGCATATCCAGGATTAAACGTATCGGGATAATTTTTCAGTTCGAAAATGTACAGCTCTTTTACAATTGGTTTAATCAGGTTCTCTATTGGCTTAAAATATCCAACCATCGATACAGTTTTTCCATTAAAATCGATAACCTCACTTATATCTTCGTTTGAACTATAGCCGTTATCCAGTACTGAGTTTATCGTGGCTAAACCTATCGCAGATTCCAGTAGACCATTGGAAAATACCCATTTGGCGACTTCCATTGCATTTTTACCCACAAAAAAATCGTCGGTGGCATTACAGCCTCCCGGGATAGAATCCCTGAAAGTATAAGCCACACCTGCACCTGCTTCTGTTTCCACAAGGGTGTATCCTAATCCGATGATGTAATCCAATATTTTGAGATCCTTTAATCTATCTGAGGCTTCTTCAAAAATCTCTTTTACCAATAGCTTCATAATGTTACTTTATTCTACTTTCAAGTTCATCCAGGACCTTTTCAAACCCGACACCTTTATATTCCAGTGCGACGATTAGATGGTAGATGATGTCAGCAGCTTCTGATGCTATTCTATCACCAGTTTCGGTAAGGAAGGCTTTTAAAAACTCGGCATTTTCCTCCCCCAGTTTTTTTATTATTTTGTTGTCGCCACCACTAAAAAGAAGGTTTGTATATGACCCTTCTTTTGGGTTTTGCTTTCTATCTCTGATTACGTTGGTGATATGTTCGATTACATGTAATTTCATGGGCTACCTCTTTTATAATCTTACCTGTACGCCATTTTCTTTTAAAAACTGTTTTATCTCAAAAATTTTATATATACCAAAGTGAAAAATTGATGCTGCGAGTGCGGCATCAGCTTTCCCTTTTGTGAATCCATCAAGGATATCCTCTTTTGTCCCCACTCCTCCGGAAGCGATAACTGGAATCCTGATGGCATCTGAAACTGCTGCAGTTAGTTCAAGGTCATAGCCATCCTTTGTGCCATCTTTGTCCATACTGGTTAGAAGAATCTCTCCAGCACCAAAGCTCTCCATCTTGACGGCCCACTCTAATACATCTATGCCAGTGGGGTTCCTTCCACCATGGGTATATACCTCCCAACCTGACCCATTGGTTTTCCTTTTGGCATCTATTGCCACGACTATGCATTGGGAACCGAATCTTAAAGCCGCATCTTTTACAAAGTCTGGATTCTTTACGGCTGCCGTGTTTATGGATACTTTATCAGCACCTGAATTGAGCAGTTTTCTTATATCTTCTATTGTTCGAATACCGCCCCCTACTGTGAGGGGCATGAAAACTTTTTCTGCGGTTTTTGCCACAACATCCAATATGATACCTCGATTTTCATGGCTGGCGGTTATGTCAAGAAATGTGAGCTCATCAGCCCCCTGCCTGTCATACTCTTCCGCCACCTGCACCGGATCACCGGCATCTATAAGATTTAAAAATTGAGTCCCCTTTACCACTCTGCCATCTTTTACATCGAGGCATGGTATTATCCTTTTAGCAAGCATATCTCTCCCTATAATATTTTAATTATCATTTTAAACCATTTATATAATTTGTAAAGCGGAATTTATTTCTTATATTTTGTAAGCCAAAATCTCTTTACAAATTTAGAAATTGGTATTATCCTGAAAAGAATAATACTAGTATATGCTGGTGGGGTATGGCTAGAATTTTATACGTGGAAGATAATTTTGATAACTATAAACTTGTGGAATTTATTTTGAGTAAACAGGGATTTAGTGTAATGAATGCTGTTGATGGTTTGGATGCCATTGAAAAAGCTGAATCTTATAAGCCAGATCTTATTTTGATGGATATTAATTTGCCAAATCTCAAAGGTTTTGAAGCTGCCACATTGCTCAAGTCTAATCAAATTACCAGGGATATCCCCATTGCATTTTTGACAGCTGCCTATAGCTATGAATATCGAGAGATAGCTAAAAAGATAGGGTGTGTGGGCTACTTCACAAAGCCGATAGATCCATTGTCATTTGGTGAAGATATCAAAAAGATAATTGAAAACCATGAAAGTAAATCGATAGATGACCCCCTTACTATTGAGCTTTCAAAGTCATTGGAGGACAAAGCGAAAAAGATTGTCCAGATAGGAAAAGAGCTTTCAAAGGTGGAGCGGAGGTTTAATGCTATAGTTGAGTCGATAATGGATCCTATAATCCTTCTGGATTCAAATAATATTGCAATCTATCTAAATAACGCTGCAAATAGCTATGAATTTATACGCAGTTTGTATAAAAAATATGTGGATTTATCGATCTTTTTCAAAAATGATGAAAATACATTAAGCAAATTTCAGAAGGTGGGTTATGTAAAAAATCACCTTTTTAAAGTCGATAATTTTACATTTATTGGTAATTTTGTCATGCTGGATAAAGATATGCTTATTACACTTAAGGATATAACCGAAATTCAAAATCTCATAGAAAAACAAAAAGAATTAGACAAGATCTCCACAATTGGCAGGATTGCGTCTGGGGTGGTGCATGAACTAAACAATCCCCTTTCAGCTATGAAGGCGTACCTGGATATCTATCCGCAGAAGATTTCCAAATCTGAAGATAAGGATCTGATTATAAATGAGTTTGTTGCAAAGTTGAGAAGTTCATTTGATAGTATAATGCAACTGATTTCAAACCTTGCCTTTTTTGCAAGAAGAAGTGGTGAAAAGGAGATTAATATCAATATTAATAGCCTTATCAAAGAGATCCTCTCCTTTTCGGGGTATGATATCCGAAGGGGTGGGGTGAATGTGGAGCTTCAGCTTTCCGAAGAGGTACACCTTATTAGAGGATGTAAATCAGAGATAGAGCATGCCATACTAAATCTATTTCTTAATGCCAGTGATGCCCTTCAGGGGAGAGAAAATCCAAAAATTATTATTCGTACAGGTCTAAGTGATAATTTTGTAAAGATAGAGGTTGAAGATAATGGACCTGGTATCCCTCCGGAGGTCCAGAAGAGTATGTTTGAGCCTTTTTTCACCACAAAAAATGATGAAAAGTCCACCGGTTTGGGGCTGGCCATTGTAAAGCATATCGTAAACAAGTATGCTGGTAAGGTGGAATATTTTACCTCGAAAGATGGTACAAAATTTGTTTTATATTTTCCAAAACTAAAAGAAATGGAAGATTATGGAAAAGATTAAAGATTATAGGAATATTCTGCAGATTAATACTAAGATAAACGTGGGGGTCTCAAAAGGGGACTATGCCGGTGTATATGACTCCCGTATTGAGGATATAACGCAGAAACATATCCTTATATCTCTACCTACAATGAAGGGGGTCCCATTCCCCATAAAACCTGGTACTGAGGTGGATATTTCGTTTATTTCGAATGATGGTAGATTTAGTTTTAGCTCGGTGGTGGAAGGTAGGGTGGCGGAAGGTATTATTCTTTTGCAGATTAAAAAACCAGAGTATATATATCGTTCGGAGCTCAGAAAATATTTCAGGGTAGAGACAAGGATAAAAACAAAGATCAGTAAGATTTTTTTTGATAAACAGAATGGGGATGTGCTGGTCAAGATGAATAGCTATGAGGTTATGATAAAAGATATTTCTGGTGGTGGTGTACGAATTGTATCTGAAGTTCAATTTGGGGAAGGGGATATTTTTATATTCGATTTATCTGAAATATTTCCAGGTATCAATGAGATCTTTGGTAGCATTGTAAAAGAATATTCAAGATTGGAAAAAAAGTTTGAATATGGTGTGGAATTTATTATGATTAAAGAAAGGGATAGGGATCAGATCATAAAGTATGTTTTTAAGAGACAGATAGAAAATAAAAAATTGTCATAGCGGGGGTGTTTATGGCTTTTTATAAAGAGAGAGACGGGAAGATAGAGATCCTTTTTCCTGTTAGTGATGTGGATGCTGTAAATGGGTCTGAGATGAAGGACTATATTTCTAAGATTGCCGATGAGGTTTCGGCGGTGATTATCAATTTTTCGAGGGTTACTTATCTAAATAGTAGTGGTTTGAGGGAGCTGATCCAGATATTGAAACTTTTGCAGGATAAAGGGAAAAAACTGTATATCACATTTTTATCCGACAGTATCAAAAAGATTTTTGCAAATACAAATCTGATCAAGATCTTCTCCATCTATCCAACAGATGAAGACGCTAAAAGAGCTATATAGGGCTACTACATTTGTTGAGTTGATCTGCAGATTTATAGAAATTAACTATGGTGTAAAGATCACCGAAACAAATTCCGAATGCCTTCTTAAAATACTTTACAGTGTATTCAATAGGTATCCGGAGACGGAAGAGGATCTGGATTTCTTTGTAAGATTTTATCTAAGGGATTGCCTGTGGAATAATGAATCGTATTTTTTCAGAAATAAAGCCCAACTTGAGGAACTTGTAAAGATAGCTAAAGGGGATCTGGTTAGAATACTCAGTTTCGGTTGTGCGGAGGGGCAGGAGCCTTATTCCATATCGATTGTTTTAACAGATCAAGGGATAAAACACAAAATATACGCTGTGGATCTGGATGAAATCGCCATAAGTAAAGCCAAAACAGGCATTTATACCCCATTTGACCTTAGGAATTTTGATGAGAGATATACCTGGGCCTTCAGGGTGGAGGGGGAATATATCCACATTAGGGAGGAGTTAAAGGAAAATGTTGAATTTTTACACATAAATTGTCTCAAAGAGCCCCTTGAAGAATATATCAGGCAGAAGGTTGATTTTATATTCTGTAATAATGTGTTGGTATATCTTACAGATAATTATAAGAAAAATATAGCAAAACAATTTTGCAACCTTCTTGTATACGATGGTTATATTTTTACCACGCAGGAGGAGAAATCTCATTTTGGAATGATGCCGGGGTTGGTAAAGATTTCAGACGAACCGGTTCTCTTTCAAAAGAAAAATATTTCACAGATTATTGAAAAAGATCTGAGGGATCTCTATCTTCTGTCAGGTAACAATGAACAAACGGATGACGAGGTGATAATCGGCTACGAAAATGCTCTGAAAGATAACTTTAATATTGAAATTCTGCGTCGTTTGGTTACATTAAACATTAATAGAGAAAGATTCGATGAAGCTAAAAAGTGGCAGTATCTTGTTTTGATCAGTGGCGAACAGAATGAAGATGATATAGATTTATATCTTGAAATCTGCCGTAGAACTGGTGATATGGAAGAGCTTCTGGATATGTTACGAAAAAAGGTTAATATATTTAAAAAGGAGAAAGATATACTGCTACTTATAAATATTGCAAAAGATATTGGAAATGCTGATCTATATTTTTCTTATAAAAATCTTTATGAGTCATTATTTAATAAGAAGCTATTCTAATGGTGATAAATGATTAAAATCGATTCCATGCTTTTAGAAGAGTTGAAAGATTTTATGGTGGAACAGGGGGAGAAATCATTCAGGGGGGAACAGGTTTACAAGTGGATCTTCCAAAAAGGTGTGAAAGATTTCTCTCAGATGACCGACTTATCGGTGGAATTGAGGGGAAAGCTTCAAAATAATGCTTCATTTACCTACCTGAAACCGATTGAGATAAAAAGGGATGAATATGACGGATCTCAAAAATTCCTCTTCGAACTGGAAGATAAAAATAAGATAGAGTCTGTTGCTCTTAAAGACCAGGATAGAATTACTTTATGTGTCTCCACTCAGGTGGGTTGCCGTATGGGGTGTGCCTTTTGTGCCACCGCAAAGATTGGATTTATAAGGGATCTTACCGCAGGTGAGATAGTCAGACAGATTATGGAGGTTAACGAACATCTCGCCACGAATAGCGAAAAAGTTACCAATATCGTATTTATGGGGATGGGTGAGCCGCTGGATAATTATCATAATGTGGTGAAAGCTATCGGGATAATTACAGACGAAATGGGGCTGGGTTATTCACACAGAAAAGTCACTGTGTCAACATCAGGTGTTGTAGATAGGATAGATGAGCTTTTTAAGCTGAAAAAACAGGTAAACCTTGCGGTATCTCTTAATGCGACCACTGACGATATAAGAAGTGCGATAATGCCAATTAATAAGAAGTTTAACATAGAAAAGCTAATGAAAAAACTCAAAAGCTTGCCCATTCAAAAAAGAAAGAGGATTACGATAGAATACGTAATGATTAAAGGGGTAAATGATACCTTAGATGATGCAAAAAGACTTGTGAGGTTGTTAAACGGATTACCAATAAAGATAAACTTAATAGCTTACAACGATGGTGGGAATGAAAATTACCGGGCCCCTGATGAACAAACAGTGTTAAGTTTTCAAAAGTATCTTGTGGATAAGCATATTACAGCATTTATCAGAAAAAGTCTGGGGAAAAATATAGAAGGTGCCTGCGGGCAGCTTTATGCAAAATACAACAAGGGGGTAAATGATGGCTGTTAAATTGAAAACTGGAGATAAAGCACCCGATTTCTCCCTTCAGGGGGATGATGGAAAGGTATATACCATCAGGGATCTTGGGGGTAAGGTGGTTTTATATTTCTATCCAAAGGACAATACTTCTGGTTGTACAAAAGAAGCGATAGGCTTTTCGCAACTGGTGGATAGATTTGCGGAAAAAGGGTACAAAATTGTCGGGGTAAGTCCCGATAGTATAATTAGCCATAAAAAGTTTATAGAAAAACATAATCTTAAAATCTTACTCTTATCTGATCCGGATAAGAAGGTGGCGGAAAGCTATGGTGCCTATGGTGAAAAGGTTATGTATGGCAAGAAAACCTTTGGAATAATTCGATCCACCTTTGTGATTGAAGATGGGGTTATAAAAGAGGCATTTTACAATGTAAAAGTTGACGGGCACTGTGAAATGGTTTACAAAAAGCTTTAGAATGATTAAAGCCTGTCATAGAGGCTTGAAATAAATTGTAAAGAGGTTTGGTGTGAAATTTGAGGATAAATTGAAAAGGTTGGAAGAGATAATTGCAATTCTGGAATCTGAGGAGTATGGTATTGAAGATACCCTTGGCCTCTTTCAGGAGGGGATGAATCTGGTGAAAGAGTGTAAAAAGACATTATCAGAGATAGAATTGAAAGTGGAAAAGATAATATCAGTGGAAGATGGTGAGATAAAAAAGGAGCCTTTTGATGAAGCTTGACATAAATAATTATATTAAATTCTGGGCAAAAAAGGTTGATAGCTGGCTTGAGCAGTATGTGATTTCAAACAGCCAGTATATCGATGGGCTTGTGGAGGCGATGAGGTATAGCCTTTTTGCCGGGGGTAAAAGACTTAGACCTGCTTTGATATATTCATCTTTCGGCATTTTTGATGGTTATTTCGATAAAGTGACCCCTTTTGCTGCGGCAGTTGAGATGCTTCATACCTATTCCCTTATTCATGACGATCTACCCGCTATGGATGATGATGATTTAAGAAGAGGTAAGCCTACGAATCACGTTGTTTACGGTGAAGGTGTGGCTATTCTGGCGGGGGATGCCCTTTTGACAAAGGCTTTTGAAATTATGACAAGCAGCAGTTTAAATCCGGATGTGGATCCTGTTATGATGCTTGAAGCCGCCAATAAACTTGCAATTGCAACAGGTGAAAAAGGGATGGTGGGTGGACAGTATGCCGATCTTAAAGCGGAAGGTGGTTTCTTTAATGATGGGACAGTTTCCTTTATTCATTTGAACAAGACTGCGGCTTTGATATCTTACTGCTGTGAGCTTGGGGCCATTCTTGGGTATGCCACTGATGAAGAAAAAAAGGATATGTCACAATTTGGGAAAAAGATAGGGCTTGCTTTCCAGATAATAGATGATATCCTTGATCTTACCTGTACGACGGAAGAACTCGGTAAAAACGCAAAAAGCGATCTGAAGAAAGAAAAGGCGACATATCCAGCAATTTTTGGCATAGAAAAATCCAGAAAGATTGCAGATGATCTTATTTTTTCGGCATTCGGAATATTGGATAAGTATGGTGAGGCGGCGGTTCCACTGAGGGAGCTTGCCTCATTTGTTGTGGAAAGAAAAAATTAAGGATAAATTATGAGTTTGCTGTTTAATTTAAAATTGCCGGAAGATATAAAAAGATTAACCTATAGTGAACTTACCACACTTGCTTCTGAGGTTCGGGAATATATTATTGATGTGGTGTCGAAAAATGGTGGCCATCTGGCACCAAGTCTTGGGGTGGTGGAGCTTACGATTGCTCTTTTGAGGATGACGGATCCCATCAGAGATAGGATAGTATGGGATGTGGGACACCAGAGCTATGCCTACAAAATCCTTACAGATAGAAGGGATAGGTTTCCCACCTTAAGGCAGTTTAGAGGGCTGAGTGGTTTTAATAAAATTTCTGAAAGCCCATATGATGCATTTGGGGTGGGGCATTCGAGTACATCTATTTCTGCTGGTTTAGGTTTAAAAGTAGCCGGTACATTACAACAGAAGGATATAAAAACTGTTGCCGTGATTGGCGATGGTTCCATGACTGCAGGGATCGCTTTTGAAGGGCTCAACAATGCGGGGCATCTTAAACAAAATCTCGTGGTGATTTTAAATGACAATGAGATGTCGATAAGTCCCAATGTGGGTGCCCTATCTAATTACCTTTCCAAAGCTATGACGGGGGAGATTTATACAAAATTTCGAAAAGATTTCCAGCATTTCATGGAAAAATCACCTATCCTTGGGGGACCACTTTTGCATTTTGCAAAAAAACTGGAAGAGGGGGTTAAGGGATTCTTTACCCCAGGTATAATTTTTGAAGAGTTGGGTTTTAAATATATAGGTCCTGTTAATGGGCATAATATAAAAGATCTTGAGGAGGCTTTACACAATGCCTTTATTCAAACATCTCCTGTCCTTATTCACATAAACACGAAGAAGGGGAAAGGGTATGAGCCTGCGGAGAAAAATCCTTCAAAGTTTCATGGTGTATCAAAATTTGATAAATCGACGGGTGTACCAATAAAATTTAGCGGTGAGAAAACATACACACAGATATTCGGTGAGACAATAACGGAGATGGCATCGAAAAATGATAAAATAGTAGGTATTACTGCGGCAATGCCTGATGGGACAGGTATTGCGATATTAAAAGAGGCTTATCCTGATAGGGTATTCGATGTGGGTATAGCGGAACAACATGCCGTTACCTTTGCAGCTGGTCTTGCCGCTGGCGGTTTAAAACCTTATGTGGCAATATATTCCACCTTTTCCCAAAGGGCATACGATCAGATTATTCACGATGTGGCATTACAAAAATTACCTGTGGTATTTTGTCTTGATAGGGCTGGTTTTGTTGGTGATGATGGTCCCACCCATCACGGAGCTTTTGACTTATCCTTTTTAAGGATAGTACCAAATATGGTTATCATGGCCCCAAAGGATGGTGAAGAGCTTATGGAGATGCTTAGATTGTCGGAAAATATCAACCTTCCCGTCGCCATAAGATATCCAAGGGGTGAGGTGGATAGATATGATC is part of the Calditerrivibrio nitroreducens DSM 19672 genome and harbors:
- a CDS encoding protein-L-isoaspartate(D-aspartate) O-methyltransferase, with translation MKIPEKYIKEIVGPNCNFDERIIQAFLNCPRDRFVDEAFHRVAFEDNALPIGYGQTISKPSTVAYMTHLLNPSEDDKVLEIGTGSGFQCGILSYLSAFVYTVERIPQLSYKASLTLKRLHRKNIKFKVDNGHIGWKEYAPYNKIIVTASGDSIPEDLLNQLAIGGRMVIPVKDRIKIIEKDDNGIKTIDGDNCRFVEFVK
- the argB gene encoding acetylglutamate kinase → MEKMIEKASVLIEALPYIRKFYGKTIVIKYGGHAMVDEDLKNNFARDIVLLKYVGINPIIVHGGGPQIGDMLKKLNIQSTFVSGMRVTDKETMNVVEMVLVGLVNKNIVSLINRNGGKAIGLSGKDGNLILAEKLFIEEDSFYKTPEIIDLGHVGKVKSVNSDVLNLISKDYIPVIAPVGIGEDSEPYNINADLVAGAVASAVGAEKLILLTDVKGVLDKDGNLISSLSVSEIEDLKNNNIIYGGMLPKMDSVKSALLGGVKKVHIIDGRILHSVLLEIFTDKGIGTQIVL
- a CDS encoding MFS transporter, whose product is MGYLILIFAVVMQLCLGATYSWSVYVKDIKAILNISQAQAQLPFSVFYFIFPATMIISGKILKKLGPQISTIVGGTLFGAGWIISSFGGSNFIFTILGNGLIAGLGAGIAYIVPISTCIKWFPDKKGLITGIAVAGFGGGAALVSFLGGTLIANGWTPFQVFRALGSIFLILIILAGFFMKNPPSNNTHDTYLPLKYRELLVDKKFLFLYFAMFVGLAAGFAVNANIKELSRTASMTAGVSAVAFFAIFNALGRVSWGALFDRFDYIKSLQLNLLFQAIILFLSPIMLNSATGLQIFAVLTGLNYGGVLVMYAGSVAKIWGAENVGMVYGLLFSSNIPGALAPIFAGYIYDKTGSFTIALYTIAILLILGIIILNRLRRL
- a CDS encoding Rossmann-like domain-containing protein, with amino-acid sequence MKLLVKEIFEEASDRLKDLKILDYIIGLGYTLVETEAGAGVAYTFRDSIPGGCNATDDFFVGKNAMEVAKWVFSNGLLESAIGLATINSVLDNGYSSNEDISEVIDFNGKTVSMVGYFKPIENLIKPIVKELYIFELKNYPDTFNPGYAKLIIPKSDIVIISGTTFINKTTEDFLNFVDDYKKVIFLGASTPLSTALSKYGTLAGSKVIDVNYTKYALSKGGGMKLMKKGLERRIIRSY
- the hisE gene encoding phosphoribosyl-ATP diphosphatase, whose protein sequence is MKLHVIEHITNVIRDRKQNPKEGSYTNLLFSGGDNKIIKKLGEENAEFLKAFLTETGDRIASEAADIIYHLIVALEYKGVGFEKVLDELESRIK
- the hisF gene encoding imidazole glycerol phosphate synthase subunit HisF, whose translation is MLAKRIIPCLDVKDGRVVKGTQFLNLIDAGDPVQVAEEYDRQGADELTFLDITASHENRGIILDVVAKTAEKVFMPLTVGGGIRTIEDIRKLLNSGADKVSINTAAVKNPDFVKDAALRFGSQCIVVAIDAKRKTNGSGWEVYTHGGRNPTGIDVLEWAVKMESFGAGEILLTSMDKDGTKDGYDLELTAAVSDAIRIPVIASGGVGTKEDILDGFTKGKADAALAASIFHFGIYKIFEIKQFLKENGVQVRL
- a CDS encoding ATP-binding protein, with the translated sequence MARILYVEDNFDNYKLVEFILSKQGFSVMNAVDGLDAIEKAESYKPDLILMDINLPNLKGFEAATLLKSNQITRDIPIAFLTAAYSYEYREIAKKIGCVGYFTKPIDPLSFGEDIKKIIENHESKSIDDPLTIELSKSLEDKAKKIVQIGKELSKVERRFNAIVESIMDPIILLDSNNIAIYLNNAANSYEFIRSLYKKYVDLSIFFKNDENTLSKFQKVGYVKNHLFKVDNFTFIGNFVMLDKDMLITLKDITEIQNLIEKQKELDKISTIGRIASGVVHELNNPLSAMKAYLDIYPQKISKSEDKDLIINEFVAKLRSSFDSIMQLISNLAFFARRSGEKEINININSLIKEILSFSGYDIRRGGVNVELQLSEEVHLIRGCKSEIEHAILNLFLNASDALQGRENPKIIIRTGLSDNFVKIEVEDNGPGIPPEVQKSMFEPFFTTKNDEKSTGLGLAIVKHIVNKYAGKVEYFTSKDGTKFVLYFPKLKEMEDYGKD
- a CDS encoding flagellar brake protein; translated protein: MEKIKDYRNILQINTKINVGVSKGDYAGVYDSRIEDITQKHILISLPTMKGVPFPIKPGTEVDISFISNDGRFSFSSVVEGRVAEGIILLQIKKPEYIYRSELRKYFRVETRIKTKISKIFFDKQNGDVLVKMNSYEVMIKDISGGGVRIVSEVQFGEGDIFIFDLSEIFPGINEIFGSIVKEYSRLEKKFEYGVEFIMIKERDRDQIIKYVFKRQIENKKLS
- a CDS encoding STAS domain-containing protein — its product is MAFYKERDGKIEILFPVSDVDAVNGSEMKDYISKIADEVSAVIINFSRVTYLNSSGLRELIQILKLLQDKGKKLYITFLSDSIKKIFANTNLIKIFSIYPTDEDAKRAI